Proteins encoded by one window of Thermodesulfobacteriota bacterium:
- a CDS encoding TRAP transporter small permease subunit: MSQTNQRIRIDHWIVAILFFTMASIAFINVLSRYLFHFSFAATEEVTINLFVWLTVVGSGIAFERGGQLGMVTLYKIFPKKFKKLVILFSSGLSALLFLIVDIFTIQAIYDELTIFQATSAALDIPVWIYYIGVPILSVFVFAGIYRDAASKLDALEIKEAV, translated from the coding sequence ATGAGTCAAACAAATCAGCGCATCAGGATAGATCACTGGATCGTGGCAATCTTGTTCTTTACCATGGCGTCCATTGCCTTTATTAATGTTTTAAGTCGCTATCTTTTTCACTTTTCCTTTGCAGCAACCGAGGAAGTTACAATTAATCTTTTTGTCTGGCTGACCGTGGTTGGTTCAGGGATTGCTTTTGAGCGCGGCGGGCAACTGGGTATGGTTACGTTGTATAAAATTTTTCCAAAGAAATTTAAAAAACTGGTTATCCTTTTCAGTTCAGGACTTAGCGCTTTGCTTTTTCTTATTGTAGATATTTTCACGATCCAGGCAATTTACGATGAACTTACTATATTTCAGGCAACTTCAGCGGCACTGGATATCCCAGTGTGGATATATTATATCGGTGTTCCTATTTTATCTGTTTTTGTTTTTGCCGGGATTTACAGAGACGCGGCATCAAAGTTAGATGCGCTCGAAATTAAGGAGGCCGTATAG
- a CDS encoding TRAP transporter large permease has translation MEIVVIALAFLILMAIGVPIGTSLGVAAVITIYWFDLGIGMLGINFSTGIASFPLLAIPFFVLAGVILEKAGLAATIAHFFELLVGKMVGGLAMVAVLTCMFWGALSGSGPATTAAVGLILLTPMVKHGYDKSFAGATIANSSDLSIIIPPSIAFIIYGNITSVSVSALFVAGIVPGILTGAGTLLVAYLISRRRGYRGTGERGTPKEILTALKESIWAILTPIIILGGIYAGIFTPTEAAVVAVFYSLFVAVFVYRSITWRDFIRILVEASVTSSVIMFIVVFAGIFTWAASVIGIIDKAANAIIQISPNAVVMIILVNFLLLGLGMILDAISISYLIMPILIPVLIAFHIDPLWYGVIFISALAIGQATPPVGVNLFTAANLIKGDIDSVAKEAIPFVIMDVIILIILSLLPILSLYLPVKAGLYTP, from the coding sequence GTGGAGATAGTAGTTATCGCGCTGGCCTTTCTTATACTTATGGCCATAGGGGTTCCTATCGGAACGTCCCTTGGTGTTGCCGCTGTTATTACCATCTACTGGTTCGACCTTGGAATAGGGATGCTGGGGATCAATTTTTCTACAGGTATTGCATCGTTTCCTTTGCTTGCAATTCCATTTTTTGTTCTGGCCGGAGTCATCCTTGAAAAAGCAGGTCTTGCTGCAACCATTGCCCACTTTTTTGAGCTTCTGGTGGGAAAAATGGTCGGTGGTCTGGCAATGGTGGCTGTTTTAACCTGTATGTTCTGGGGAGCTCTCTCAGGATCAGGGCCGGCAACAACGGCAGCCGTTGGCCTGATTCTCCTTACACCAATGGTAAAGCACGGATATGATAAAAGCTTTGCAGGGGCAACAATCGCCAATTCATCCGATCTTTCCATAATCATCCCACCAAGCATAGCCTTCATTATTTATGGTAACATTACAAGTGTTTCAGTGAGTGCTCTTTTTGTGGCCGGTATTGTCCCTGGCATTTTGACCGGTGCCGGTACACTTCTTGTGGCGTATCTTATCTCAAGAAGAAGGGGTTACCGGGGCACGGGCGAAAGGGGGACTCCGAAAGAAATACTTACAGCGCTGAAAGAGTCCATATGGGCTATTCTCACTCCTATAATTATTCTGGGAGGGATTTACGCAGGAATCTTCACGCCCACGGAGGCTGCGGTTGTGGCTGTTTTCTACAGTCTTTTCGTGGCCGTTTTTGTCTACAGGTCAATAACCTGGCGGGATTTTATAAGAATACTTGTTGAAGCCAGTGTTACCAGCTCGGTTATCATGTTCATTGTGGTTTTTGCAGGGATATTTACCTGGGCTGCATCGGTTATTGGTATAATCGACAAGGCTGCCAACGCCATTATACAAATATCACCCAATGCCGTGGTCATGATTATCCTGGTTAATTTCCTTCTGCTGGGATTGGGAATGATACTTGATGCAATCTCCATTTCCTACCTAATCATGCCGATTCTAATTCCGGTGCTTATTGCCTTTCATATAGACCCTTTGTGGTATGGCGTCATCTTTATTTCAGCCCTGGCTATAGGACAGGCTACTCCTCCGGTGGGTGTCAACCTGTTTACTGCGGCCAACCTGATAAAAGGAGACATAGACTCTGTGGCAAAAGAGGCGATTCCCTTTGTTATAATGGATGTTATTATACTGATTATTCTCTCCCTGCTGCCGATTTTATCCTTGTATCTGCCTGTTAAAGCAGGGCTTTATACGCCATAA
- a CDS encoding thiamine pyrophosphate-dependent dehydrogenase E1 component subunit alpha, with the protein MPNSAKTYLSLYRKMITIRQFETLAGELFAASKIPGFIHLSIGQEASSVGVCSCLRNDDYLTTTHRGHGHMIVKGANLKKMVAELYGKKTGYCKGKGGSMHIADFSIGILGANGVVAGGLPIIAGAGFSIKMRETDQVAVCFFGDGASNRGPVHEVMNMASIWKLPVIFVVENNQFASTTPLGYACSVGDICTRAAGYNMPGISVDGNDILAVRKTAEKAIKRARAGEGPTLIENKTYRIRGHFEGDPQKYRTEAEVKTWQDKNDPITRFSEILFKKKVLKKKREKEIWDEVEAELKAAVAFAEESPFPEPEEALEDLYQEVTSC; encoded by the coding sequence ATGCCAAATAGCGCCAAAACTTATCTTTCACTTTACCGGAAGATGATTACCATCCGGCAATTTGAAACCCTGGCTGGAGAACTGTTCGCCGCTTCGAAAATTCCGGGTTTTATTCACCTGTCCATTGGGCAGGAAGCATCATCTGTAGGCGTATGTTCGTGTCTGCGAAACGATGATTATCTTACCACCACTCACCGGGGTCACGGCCATATGATTGTAAAAGGGGCTAATTTAAAAAAGATGGTTGCCGAACTTTATGGTAAAAAGACCGGATATTGCAAAGGCAAGGGCGGTTCAATGCATATTGCCGATTTTTCCATAGGCATTCTGGGTGCTAATGGTGTTGTTGCCGGCGGCCTTCCTATTATTGCAGGAGCAGGCTTTTCTATAAAGATGCGGGAAACCGACCAGGTAGCAGTATGCTTTTTCGGTGATGGTGCTTCAAACAGGGGGCCTGTACACGAGGTAATGAATATGGCTTCTATTTGGAAGCTTCCGGTCATTTTTGTTGTTGAGAATAACCAGTTTGCCTCAACCACACCGCTTGGATATGCATGTTCGGTTGGCGATATCTGCACACGTGCGGCAGGCTATAATATGCCGGGAATTTCGGTTGACGGAAATGACATCCTTGCTGTTAGAAAAACAGCGGAAAAGGCAATAAAGCGAGCCCGCGCCGGAGAAGGCCCGACTTTGATTGAAAACAAGACTTACCGCATCCGGGGGCACTTTGAAGGTGATCCCCAGAAATACCGAACAGAAGCCGAAGTAAAAACCTGGCAGGATAAAAATGACCCCATTACCCGATTTTCCGAAATACTTTTTAAGAAAAAGGTACTTAAAAAAAAGCGTGAAAAAGAAATATGGGATGAAGTCGAGGCCGAATTAAAGGCGGCTGTTGCTTTTGCCGAGGAAAGCCCATTTCCTGAACCTGAAGAGGCTCTGGAAGATCTCTACCAAGAAGTAACGAGTTGTTAA
- a CDS encoding alpha-ketoacid dehydrogenase subunit beta, whose protein sequence is MSERTLTCSVALAEALHEEMSRDESIFIIGEDLTAHAGIFGQFKGLPEKYPERIIDSPISEAAIVGVGLGSALTGMRPIVDLHFSDFVTCCMDELCNQTAKIRYMLGGQAKIPMVVWCPDGAGLRAAAQHSQSMEAWFIHTPGLKVVVPSEPADVKGLIKSAIREDNPVMFFQHKMLFSKNGPVPEGDFIIPLGQAAVKKEGKDISLLCYGSAFYLCMEAAEELKKFDIDAEVVDLRTLKPLDMDTVATSIKKTNRAVIVHEACLTGGFGAELAARIQDELFDYLDAPVKRVAARDVPIPFSPLLEDFVLPKVTDVVKATREVTYR, encoded by the coding sequence ATGTCCGAACGCACTTTGACCTGCTCAGTCGCCCTGGCTGAAGCCCTTCACGAAGAAATGTCACGGGACGAGTCTATTTTCATCATAGGTGAAGACCTTACCGCACACGCCGGTATCTTTGGCCAGTTCAAGGGGCTGCCGGAAAAATATCCTGAAAGGATTATCGATTCGCCCATAAGCGAAGCGGCCATTGTAGGTGTTGGTCTTGGATCAGCATTAACCGGCATGAGGCCTATTGTTGATTTGCATTTCTCCGATTTCGTAACCTGCTGCATGGACGAATTGTGCAACCAGACTGCCAAGATCCGTTACATGCTTGGCGGACAGGCAAAGATACCAATGGTTGTCTGGTGCCCTGACGGTGCCGGCCTTCGCGCAGCGGCCCAGCATTCCCAATCTATGGAAGCCTGGTTCATTCACACACCAGGGCTTAAAGTTGTTGTGCCCAGCGAGCCTGCCGACGTTAAGGGGTTAATTAAGTCAGCCATACGTGAGGACAACCCCGTTATGTTTTTTCAACACAAGATGTTGTTTTCCAAGAACGGCCCTGTCCCTGAAGGTGATTTCATCATTCCTTTAGGACAGGCCGCTGTAAAGAAGGAAGGAAAAGATATCTCTCTACTTTGCTACGGCTCGGCTTTTTATCTTTGCATGGAAGCGGCGGAAGAGCTGAAAAAGTTTGATATAGATGCGGAAGTGGTTGATTTGAGGACGCTAAAGCCCCTGGATATGGATACCGTAGCAACATCCATCAAAAAGACAAACCGTGCGGTTATCGTACACGAGGCCTGCCTTACCGGAGGGTTCGGGGCGGAACTTGCTGCCCGTATTCAGGATGAACTGTTCGATTACCTTGATGCTCCCGTTAAGCGGGTAGCTGCCAGGGATGTGCCGATACCTTTCTCTCCGCTACTTGAAGATTTTGTTCTTCCAAAAGTAACTGACGTTGTTAAAGCAACGCGGGAAGTTACTTACCGATAA